CCCCGTCGCACGTAGATCACGCCCTCGCCCTCCAGCTCGCGGTAGGCCTGCGACACCGTCCGCGGATTCACCACCAGCTGGCCGGCGAGCTCCCGGACCGACGGCAGCGGATCCTCGGCCCGGAGCGTGCCGTCCAGGAGCGCACGCCGGACCTGATCCACGATCTGCAGGTACAGCGGCCGCTCGTCGCGCGGGTCGAGAGTGACAAGCATCAGCGGTCGGTGTTGCGGTGTGTGTACCACACTACATCTGGCGTGCGCGGCGCACAAGCGGTGCGCGCGTCGCCCGGGCAGGAATCGACGGATGCCGGTCTACCCGCGGCCCTCGCGTCCCGAGTTTCTCTTGACGTCTACAGGACGGGGCCGCACCTTCCTCCAGACGGCGACAGGAACCCCGCACCGACCCGCCCGTGACCACTCGTCCGCCGAGCGACGCCCTGCGCGGCTCGCTCGACCTGCTCGTGCTCAAGACGCTCTCGCTCCAGCCGATGCACGGCTGGGGGATCAGCCAGCGCGTCCAGCAGATCTCCGACGGCGTGCTCGAGGTCAACCAGGGCTCGCTCTACCCGGCGCTGCAGCGGCTGGAGAAGGCGGGGCTGGTCACCAGCGCGTGGAGCACCACGGACCACAACCGGCGGGCGCGCTACTACAGCCTGACCGCCGCCGGCCGCCGCGCGCTCGGGACCGAGCTGGAGAGCTGGCGCCGCTTCGCCGCCGGCCTCGAGGCCGTCCTCCGCACCACCTGACCGGCCACTCCCGGAGCCCCGCATGCGACTGGTCCACGCGGCGCGCGCGCGCCTGCGCCTCCTCTTCGCCCGGCGCGACGCGGAGTCGCGCATGCGCGAGGAGTTCCGCTTCCACCTCGACATGGAGGCCGAGCGGCTCGTGCGCGAGGAGGGGCTCACGCCGCCGGAGGCGCGGCGCCGGGCGGTGATCGCCTTCGGCCTCGCCGCGCAGCACGAGGACGCGATGCGGGACGGGCGGGGCCTCGCCTGGCTCGGTGGCCTCGCGCTCGACCTGAGGCTCGGGGGGCGGATGCTGGTGAAGTACCCGGGGCTGACGGCCGTCGGCGGGCTCGCCATGGCGTTCGCCATCTGGGTGGCCGCGGGCGCGTTCGAGTTCACCGGCCAGGTGCTCTTCCCGCGGCTCCCGCTCCCCGATGCCGACCGCGTGGTGGCGCTCGAGCGCTGGGACGCGGCCGCGGGGCGCGCCCAGCCGCAGGCGCTGCACGACTTCGCCGCCTGGCGCTCCGATCTGAGGTCGGTCACCGAGCTCGGGGCGTACCGGCTGGCGCAGCGCAACCTCATTACCGCCGACGGCGAGTCGCTGCCGACGGAGGTGGCGGAGATCAGCGCCGCGGCCTTCCGCGTCGCGCGCGCCCGCCCGCTCCTCGGCCGCGCGCTGAGCGAGGCCGACGAGCGGCCCGACGCGCCGGCCGTCGCCGTGATCGGGCACGACGTGTGGCGCGCGCGCTTCGGCGCGGACTCCGGCGTCGTGGGGCGCGAGGTGCGGCTCGGGCGGACGCCGACCACCGTGGTGGGCGTGATGCCGGAAGGGTTCGCGTTCCCGGTGGCGCAGAGCCTGTGGGTGCCGCTCCGCCTGTCGCCGCTCGACTACCCGCGCGGTGCGGGCCCCGCCATCACGATCTTCGGGCGGCTCGCCCGCGGCGCGACGCTGGACGAGGCGCAGGCGGAGCTGACGACGTGGGGGCGACGCGCCGCCGCCGACTTCCCGGGCACGCACCGGCACCTGCGTCCGCGGGTGATGCCGTACGCGCAGTCGGTCGCCCTCGTCGACGGGTCGGCGCTGCTCGTGACGAAGTCGAGCTACGTCTTCTTCGTCATGCTGGTCGTGCTGATCTGCGGGAACGTCGCGCTGCTCATGTTCGCGCGGGCGGCGACGCGCGAGGGGGAGATCGCCGTCCGCAACTCGCTCGGCGCGACCCGCCGGCGGATCGTCGCGCAGCTCTTCGCCGAGGCGCTCGTCCTCGGCGGCGTCGCGGCGGCGGTGGGGCTCGGAGCCGCCGGCCTCGGTGTGCGCCTGCTCGTCCGCGCCTTCGAAGCGCACTCGGGCCGCCTCCCGTTCTGGTTCCACGCGGGCCTGTCGCCGTGGACGGTGCTCTACGCCGTGCTGCTGACGGTGCTCGGCGCGGCGATCGCCGGCGTGCTGCCGGGGCTCAAGGTGACGCGGGGGCTGCAGGCGCGGCTGCGCCAGACGGCCGCGGGGGCGGGGGGCCTGAGGTTCGGCGGGATCTGGACGGCGGTGATCGTCGCGCAGATCGCGGTCACCCTCGGCTTCCCCGTGGTCGCCTTCAGCGTCTACGGCGGCGTGAGGGGAGCCCGCACGATGGTGGCCGACTTCCCGGCGGCGGAGTTCCTCTCCGCGCGCATCGCGCTCGACCGGGAGGCCTCGCCGGGCGCGGACACGTCGCTCGCCGCGTTCGTCGCGCGCCGGCGGGCGACCGCGCGCGAGCTGGAGCGGCGGCTGCACGCGGAGCCGGGGGTCGTCGGGGTCACGTTCGCCGAGCGGCTGCCGCGGATGCACCACCTGCCCCACTGGATCGAGGTGGACTCCGGCGGCGCGGCGCCGCAGGACCCGAGATTCCCGGGCGGCTACCGGACGAGCTCCGCGGCCGTCGACGCGGACTACTTCGACGTGCTGGGCGTGCCGGTGCGCGCCGGTCGCGCGTTCCACGCCGGGGACCTCGCGCCCGGCTCCCGCGTCGTCATCGTGAACGAGTCGTTCGTCCGGCTCGTGCTCGGCGGACGCAACCCGATCGGCCGGCACCTCCGCTATGATTGGCGGAACGACGAGAGCGGGCCGCTCTCGGAGAGCGCTGGGCCGGCCCCGTGGTACGAGATCGTCGGCGTCGTCCCCGACCTCGGGATGTCGGCGGCGGCGGACCCGAAGGTCGCGGGCTTCTACCACCCGCTCGCGGCGGACGTCGTCGTGCCGCTCCACGTCGCGGTGCGCGTGCGCGGGGGCGACGCGGCGGCGTTCGCCCCGCGGCTGCGCGCCGTCGCCGCGGCGGTGGACCCCACGCTGCGCGTCGACGACGTCGCCCGCATGGACACCCTCAGCGACGCCGGGATCGCGTTCTCCATGTTCTGGGTCCGGCTCCTCGGTGTCGTGAGCGCGGTGGCGATGCTCCTCTCCATGGCGGGGATCTACGCGGTGATGGCGTTCACGGTGGCGCGGCGCACGCGCGAGATCGGGATCCGCGTCGCCCTCGGTGCGAGTCGGCGGCGCCTCGTCGCCTCGGTGTTCGCGCGGCCGCTGGCGCAGGTGGCGCTCGGCGTCGTCGCCGGGGGCGTGCTCACCGTGCTGCTGCGCGATGTCGAGGAGGCGACCCCCGCCGCCCTCGCGGGAGCGCTGGCGTACTCGGTGTTCATGCTCGGCGTGTGCCTGCTCGCCTGCATCGTCCCCACGCGGCGCGCGCTCCGGGTGGAGCCGACCGTGGCGATGCGGGTCGACTAGGTCGACCCGTCATCGCCGGCACCTTCGCGCACCGCATCGGGGAGCCGTCCGGCCGCGCGCGCGACGCGCCCGGGCTCGCCCGCGGCACACCCGGTGCACTCGGGACGAGCTCCGCCGCCGACCGCCCTCGCCCGCGCCGCATGCCACGCCGCCCCCGGTGACCGCCAGTCCCGCGCTCGACCTGGACGACTTCCCGGCGCTCTTCGCCGCGGCGCCGGCGGCGCTGCTGGTCCTGCGGCCCGACGCGCCCGTCTTCACGATCGTGGGGGCGACCGACGCGTACTTGCAGGCCACGCTGCAGTCGCGCGACGCCCTGGTGGGGCGCTCGGTGTTCGAGGCGCTCCCCGACGCGAACCCGGGCAACCTGGCCCCCACGGGCGTGGCCAACCTCCGCGCCCGCTCGACGCGGTGCTCCGCACCGGCGCGCCGCACGCGATGCCGGTCCAGCGCTACGACGTGCGCCGCCCCGACGGGGCGTGGGAGGAACGCCACTGGGCGCCGCGGAACAGCCCGGTCGTCGGGCGGGACGGCGCGGTGCGCTACCTGGTGCACTACGTCGAGGACGTGACGGAGCGCGTGCACGCGGAGGCCGAGCGCGCGCGGCTCGTCGCCGCGCTGGCCGCCGAGCGGGGGCAGCTCCGCGCCGCGCTCCTGCAGGCGATGACGCCGATGGCGCTGCTCGTGGGCCCCGAGCACCGGCTGGAGCTCGTCAACGATGCGTACAAGCGCGTGAGCGGCGGGCGCGACGTCACCGGCCTCACGTACCGTGAGGCGTTCCCGGAGCTCGAGGGCCAGCCGTTCTTCGACATCCAGGACCGCGTCTACGCCACCGGCGAGCCGTGGGCCGCGACGGCCGTCCCGGTGCGCTACGACCGGCTGGGCGCCGGCCTGGAGGACGCCTACTTCGACCTGCGCTACGAGCCGGTGCGCGACGCCGAGGGGCGCGTGTTCGCACTGCTCAGCTACGGCGTGGACGTGACCGAGCAGACGCGCGCCCATCTGGCCGCCGAGCGCGAGCGCCAGCGGCTGGCGGCCGTGCTCGAGCACCTGCCCGTGGGCGTGACGTTCGCGGAGGCCCCGGCCGGCCGGCACTCCGTGAGCAACCCGGCCGCGGTCGCGATCTGGGGCGTGGTCCCCGCGTCGCCGGAGGTCGCCGCGTACAGCCGCGACTTCGTCGGATTCCGGCCCGGCCCGGGCGCGCCCGGCTCCCCCGAGGAGGCGGCGCGGCGGATCGCGAGCCACGAGTGGCCGCTCGCGCGCGCGCTGGCCCAGGGCGAGGTGGTGCAGGACGAGCTGGTCGAGATCGAGCGCCCGGACGGGGCGCGCCGGCTGGTGAGCCTGAGCGCGGCGCCGGTGCGCGACGCCGACGGGCGGGTGGACGGCGCGCTCGTCACCTCGGTGGACGTGACCGAGCGCGAGCGGCTCCTCGCGGAGAGCGAGGCCGCGCGCGCGCGGGTGACGGCGGTGCTCGAGAGCATCGGCGACGCCTTCTACGCCGTCGACGCCGAGTTCCGCTTCACGTACGTGAACCGGCGGGCCGAGGCGCTCTGGCAGCGCTGCCGGGAGGACCTGATCGGCCGGCACTACTGGAGCGAGTTCCCCGCCGCCGTGGGGAGCGAGAGCTACCGGATGCACCACCAGGTCATGTCGGAGCGCCGGCCGGTGCACTACGAGACGATCTCGCCGCTCACCGACCTCTGGATCGACGTGAGCATCTATCCCGAGGCCGGTGGCGGGCTCGCGTGCTATTTCCGCGACATCACGGCTCGCAAGACGGCGGAGGCGGCGCGCGAGGCGGCCGTCGCACGCGCGGAGGGGGCGCGGGCGGAGGCGGAGCAGGCGAACCGCGGCAAGAGCGAGTTCCTGGCGGTGATGTCGCACGAGCTGCGCACGCCGCTGAACGCGATCGGCGGCTACGCGGAGCTCATCGAGCTCGGGATCCACGGGCCGGTCACCGAGGCGCAGCGCACGGCCCTCGCGCGCATCCAGCAGAGCCAGCGCCACCTGCTCGGGCTCATCGCCGGGGTGCTCGACTACTCGCGCGTCGAGGCCGGCGCGGTGACGTACCGGCTGGCCGACGTGCCGGTGGGCGAGGCCGTCGCGGAAGCGGAGGCGCTCGTCGCCCCGCAGCTCCGGGCCAAGGGGCTCGGCTACGCGTGGTCGGGCGCGCCGCCGGAGCTGCACATGCGCGCCGACCGCGAGAAGCTGCAGCAGATCCTGCTCAACCTGCTCGGCAACGCCGTGAAGTTCACGCGGCCGCGCGACGGCGTGCCGGGGCGCATCGAGGTGGCGTGCACGGTCGACGAGGAGCGGGTGCACCTGCACGTGCGCGATACCGGCGTGGGCATCGCGCCCGAGCAGCTCGAGCGCATCTTCGAGCCGTTCGTCCAGGCCGACCAGCGCCTCACGCGCGCGCAGGAAGGGGTGGGGCTCGGTCTCGCCATCAGCCGCGACCTCGCACGCGGCATGGGGGGCGACCTGACCGCCGCGAGCGTCCCTGGCGTGGGGAGCACCTTCAGCCTCACGCTGCCGCGCGCCTAGTCGGTCCCGGTGTCGGCGGGCGCAACCTCGACCGCGTCGCCACGACGGGCACGACGGACGCGGCGCTCGTCGCCGCGTCGCTCGCCGTCCACTCGGCGGTCGGTCGGTTGCCCTGCCGCGTCCACCACGCGGCGGAGCGAGACGGTGAACGTCGACCCCTCGCCCGGCGCGCTCCGGACGCGCAGGTCGCCTCCCATGCCCTGCGCCAGGTCGCGGCTGATCGCGAGGCCGAGGCCCGTCCCCTCGACCGGCTGCGCGTACGCGCTTCGGGCGGCGGCGCGCACCTGGACGAACGGCTCGAAGATGCGGTCCTGCTGGTCCCGCGGGATGCCCACGCCGGTGTCCGCGACCCGCACGAACCCGAGCCCCGGCTGGGGGGCGTCTCCGTCGTCGCGCGACGTGATGCTCATCGTCACCCGGCCCGGTGCGCCGGTGCGCGGGTCGGGCGAGTCCGTGAACTTGACCGCGTTGGAGAGCAGGTTGACGAGCACCTGCGAGAGCTTCTCGCGGTCGGCCCACACGAGGCAGGGCGCGGACGGCCGCACCTCGAGCACCAAGCCTTTGGCCCGCACCATCGGCTCGACGAGCGGCGCGACCTGGGCCGCCATCTCGTTCAGGTCGACCGGCTGCAGGTCGTACTCGACGCGGCCGGCCTCGAGCTTCGCGTAGTTGAGCACGTCGTTGATCAGGCCGAGGAGGTGCTGCTGCGCGCGCGTCACCCGTCCGAGCGCGGCGTGCTGCTCCCCCGTGACCGGGCCGTGCAGCCCCATCTCGAGCAGCTGCGCGTAGCCACCGATGGCGTTCAGCGGCGTGCGCAGCTCGTGGCTCATGTTGGCGAGGAACTCGCTCTTCGCCCGGTTCGCGGCCTCCGCGCCGCGCTGCGCCGCCTCGGCCTCGTCGCGCGCGGCCTCGGCGGCCCGCGTCGCCTCTCGCAGCGCCGCGTCCGCGCGCTGGCGCTCCGTCACGTCCTGCACGACCGCGATGACGGCGCGCCGACCCTCGTACGGGACGTCGCGGAGGAAGACCTCGACGTCGAGCAGCTCGCCCCCCTTGGTGCGGTGGCGGAAGACCCCCTGCGACCCCTCGGCGCGGTGCGGCGCCCGCGCCAGGTCGAGCATGCGCGGCACCTCCTCGGGCGGCCGGATGTCGCGGATGGTCATCGAGAGGAACTCCTCGCGCGTGTATCCGTAGCGCCGGACCGCGACGTCGTTCACGTCGAGGAAGGCGAGCGTCTCCGCGTCGTAGACCCACTTCGGCAGCGGCGAGAGCGCGAAGAGCTGCCGCGCGAGCACCTCGGACGTCTCCGCGCGCCGGCCGAGCGCCTCCGCCGTCGCGCGCGCATCCTCGGCCGCGACGCGGGCCGCCCGCTCGGCCTCCAGCAGCCGCGTCCGCTCGTCGATGTCGATCACCGAGCCGACGTAGCCCAGGTACTCGCCGTCGGGGGTGAAGCGCGGGGCGGCCGCGTCCACGGCCCATCGGTACGCGCCGTCGTGGCGCCGGAGCCGGTAGTCGGCGCGGAACGGCGCCCGTCGCGCGTTCGACTCGACGAACTGCTGCTCGGCGCGCGGACGGTCCTCCGGGTGCACGGCGTCGAGCCACCCGTAGCCGCGCCCTTCCGCCAGCGTCTGCCCGGTGAACTCGAGCCACTGGCGGTTGAGGAAGGTGCACCGGCCGTCCGGCGCCGTCACCCAGAGCATGACGGGCGCGGCGTCGGCCACGTTGCGGAAGCGGGCCTCGCTCTCGCGCGCGGCGGCCTCCGCGCGGGCGCGCTCGGCCGCCTCGTCCTGCAGCTGCTGGTTGGCGATCTCGAGCTCGCTCGCCTGCTCCTGCAGCTGCAGCGCGGCCGCCTCCGCCTCCTCGCGCGCCTCGCGCTCCGTCTCGGCGAGGTGGGCGTTCTGCGCGGCGGCGGCCTGCAGCTCGGCCTCGGCGCGCTTCTGCGCGCCGATGTCCTCCACCACGGAGATGAAGTAGTCGGGCCGCCCGGCGGCGTCGCGCACCAGCGCGACCGTGAGCCGCACCCACACCGTCGAGCCGTCGCGGCAGCGGTACCGCTTGTCCATCGCGTAGTGGGCGGCCTCGCCGCGCAGGAGCGCCTGCACGTGCGCCAGGTCGGCGTCCAGGTCCTCCGGCAGCGTGACGTCCTGGAAGGTCCGGGCGAGCAGCTCCTCCGGGGCGTAGCCGAGGATCTCCGCCAGCCGCGCGTTGATCCGCAGCCAGCGGCCATCGAGGCCGACGTGGGCGATGCCCACGGCGGCCTGCTCGAAGGTGTGCCGGAACAGCGCCTCGCGCGTGGCCGCGCGCTCGACGCCCGCCGCGACCTCCCGTACCGCCCGCCGCAGCAGGTGGCTCACCCACGAGATGGTCACCCCGGAGGCCGCGAACAGGGCGACCCGGATCGCGTCGCTGCGGGTGAGCGGGAAGAGCGCGAAGTACGGCGGGACGAAGAAGTAGGTCAGCGCCAGCACCGAGAGCGCGGTGCCCAGCAGCCCGGGGCCGAGCCCGCCATACCACGCGGCGAGCGCCAGGGCCATCACGTAGACGTTGACCGTGTAGGTCTCGATCTCCGGCCCGATACCCGCGGTGGCGAGCGTGCCCACGGCCACCAGCGCGACCGCCGCCCCGTATCGGGCGGCGGGATGGGCGCGCAGCCGGGCCGCGCGGACGGTCAGTCGCTCGTGTTCGGCCGTGACGTCTGCGCTGGCTGCAGGGCGCGCCGGGTCTCTTGCTGGCATCGAGGCCGAACGTACTTCATCCGCCGTGCCCTGACGGCGACCCCGCGCTTGGCCCCGCGTCGGCCGCCCGAGCTATCGGGCGACGTGCGCCCGCGCGGCGCGGCTGCCGGGCTCGCCAGCCCGCGACATCGCCGGGTCGATCTCGTCCATGTCGTACAGCATGGCCGGCGCGAGCGTCGCGACGTGCCCGTCCCACTCCCGGCGCAGCGCCACGTACGACTCCGCGCCGCCCCGCTCGTCGGCGACCGTCGCGATGCCCGCCTGCCGGAGCCGCCGCACCGCGGCCGCCTGCCGCCGACGCCACCGCTCCTGCGTGCGCTCGTCGGGCTGCGGCTCGCCACTCGGCGCGTCGTGCGTCACGAAGTTCTCCTCGAGCGACGTGAGGAGCATCAGCGACACGCGTCGGAGCTGGGCCACGGCGGCCGATCGCGGGAGCCACCCGTACTCGTCGTCGCTCAGCGCGCTCCCGATCAGCGTCGTCGTGTCCAGCGCGAGCAGGGTGATGCGCGACGCCGAGTAGTACGGCTCGCTGAAGCGGAAGTAGAAGAGCACCGGGTAGTGATGGTGCGCCTCCTTCACCTCGGTGAGCTGCGTCGCCACCTCCGACAGGTTGTTGTACCCGCCGCTGAACTGCCCGTCGGGTCCGAGCCGCGCCAGCAGCTCCGCGGCGTCGGCCGACTCGCCGGACTGCGCGTGGAGCTGCAGCCCGAGCGCGTTGCGACGCTGCAGCGCGCTGTACACCTGCATGAGATACGTCAGCGTCAGCGAGACCACCGACGTGCCGACGAGCGAGAGGAACAGGTAGACGAGCCGCCACCCGCTCGTCTGCGGCGAGAACTCGCTCGACCCGGTGATCGCCAGGCTGGTCCCGCCGGCGTAGAGGGCGGCCACGAAGTCCGTCGGCGTCGGCCCCTCGGAGACGCGGACGCCCGTGCCGAGCGCGGGATGGATGAGGAGCGCCGCGCCGAGCGTCAGCCCGAGCGTCCAGACGGTGAGGAACGCGACCAGGATGATCGGCCCGCAGAACGAGAGCACCGCGCCGCGTCGGCGGCCGAACGGCGCCGCGATTCCGCGCATCGTGCGCCAGATGAGCCGCGCGATCCACGGGCTGACGATGCCGGTCCCGATCCGGGCGTAGAGCACGGTCAGGAAGACGTCGAGCAGGAAGACGAGCGTGACGACGACGCCGAGCGCCTGTTCCAGGAGTGCCATCACGCCCGCCTGCTCCGCGGCGTCTCGCGCCGGCCCGCGTGCCGGACCGGGTGTCGTCGTTCGTCGCGCGTCTGGCGCATCCGAGATCCTCCGGGCGTCCGTGCATCGAGTCGAACGCCCGGCACGCTAGCGGGCGGGCGCGGCACACGGTGCCGGGAATCCGGGAAGCGGCGCCTCCACGTTGCCCGGCACGGACCGTCGCGGCGATCGCCGCGACTTCGCGGTTCCCCGGTAGCGACGCCGCGGGCCGCCGTCGATACTACCGGCGACGGACGCTCGGGCCGTGGTCGAGCACGGGTCGGCCGGGGCCGGGCGCGAGACTCGGAGTGGCGCTGTCATGACCACGCACAGACGGGAAGCCGGAGGCGGCGATTCGCCGCGCGTCCTGGCGCAGCTGGGGGCGGCCCTCGCGGCGCGCTCGTACGCGGTTCGCGGGGTCCCCGTCCGCGACGAGACCATCCGCGTGATCCTCGTCGACGACCACACGCTGATCCGCGAGGGGGTGCGCGTGCTGCTCCAGTCGGCCCCCGACATCGCCGTCGTCGGGGAGGCGGAGAACGGCGCCGCCGCGCTGGAGCTCGCCCGGCGCGCCGTGCCCGACGTGGTCGTCCTCGACCTCGACATGCCGGGCGCCGACGGCGAATCGGTGCTCGCGGCGCTGCGGAGCCAGCTGCCGGAGGTGCGCGTCCTGATCCTCACGATGTATCCCGAGCAGACGCGGCTCGTGCCGCTGCTGGCGGGCGGGGCGCGGGGCTACCTCACCAAGGCGGCGGCGTCGCGCGAGCTCGTGGAGGCCATCCGCGTCGTCGCCAGCGGCGACGTGTACGTGCGACCCGCGGTCGCGCGGCTGCTGGCCACGGCGGTGGCGCCGAAGGGCGCGGCCACGTCGGCGCGCGACCGGTTCCGGGCGCTGAGCGACCGCGAGGCGACGGTGCTCCGCCTCGTCGCCGAGGGGTACAGCGGCGCCGAGATCGCGCGCCAGCTCGACGTGAGCACCAAGACCGTGGATGCGTACAAGCATCGCATCCACGACAAGCTCGGGCTGCAGCATCGCACGGAGTACGTGCGGTTCGCGATCGAGGCGGAGATCCTCGGCGCGTAGCGGACGGTCGGCCGCCCTCACGGCGGTCGGCGCTCGGGCAGGATCGCGCCGGGCAGCACGAGCCGCACCGCGGTGCCCGCGCCCGGCGTCGACGTGATCGACAGCTCCCCGCCGGCCGCCGTCACCAGCCCGTGCACCAGCGCCAGTCCGAGGCCGGTGGAGAGGCCCCGCGGCTTGGTGCTGAAGTACGGCTCGGCGCACCGATGGAGGACGTCGGCCGTCATGCCCGGCCCGTCGTCGGTGACGTCGATCGCCACCGTCGACGGGCGCGGGCCGGACTCCACGCGGACGCCGACATGGCCGGCGCCGCGCTCGCGCAGCGCGTCCGCCGCGTTCTGCACCACGTTGAACACCGCCTGCGTCAGCCCGGCGCGGCCCATCGACACCCAGCTCTCCGTGGGCGGGATGGTCCCCTCGAACGCGACGTCGCGCGGCAGCACGTTCTTCAGCAGCCGGCTGATGTCCTTCCACCAGGCCCCGAGCTCCGTGGGCTCGGTGAGCCGCGTGTCCCCCGGGTCGGTCGCGAGGAGCCGCAGGCCGCCCGACAGCCGCTGGAGGTACTCCACGCAGCTCGCGATGCCGACGACCTGCTCGCGCAGCTCGGCCGGCAGCGCCGCGCGCTCCAGCAGCTGGAGGCGCGCCTCCAGCGGGAGCAGCAGGTTGCCGAGGTCGTGCCCGAGCCCCGCGGCGAGCGTGCCGAGCGACGCCATGCGCTCCGAGGCGCGCAGCCGCTCGGTCGCCCGCTGCAGCGCGTCGGTGCGCTCGCTCACGAGACGCTCGAGGCGCTCGCCCCGGTGCGCGAGCGCATCCTGGGCGAGCTTCATCCGCGTCACGTCGCGCAGCACGATGCTGGCGCCGAGCGGCCGCCCGGCGGCGTCGCGCAGCGCCGTCGCGGCTCCCATCGCGAAGAACCGGCGGCCGCCGTCGGCGACCATCCAGCGCTCGTCCTGGACGGCGCGTCCGCGGCCGATCCGCCGCCGGTACGTCCGCGGCACGCCGGAGGCGCGGTCCTCCGGCGTGAACAGCGCGGCCAGGTCGAGGCCCACGAAGTCGTCGCGCGCGTAGCCGAGCACGTGGTGACAGCCCTCGTTCCACGTCGTGATCACGCCGCGCGCGTCGGTGGAGAAGATGGCGTACTCGCGCACCTGGGAGACGAGCGCGCGGTAGCGCTCCTCGCTCACGCGGACGGCGTCCTCGGCCTGCGTGCGCTCGATCCAGTCCGCGGCCTGGCGTGCCAGCAGGTCGACGACGCGGAGGTGGTGCTCCGCCGGGCGGCCGCGCTGGCGATAGTGCGTGGAGAGCACGCCGACGAGACGCCCGGAGCGCGCGATCAGCGGCGTCGACTGCACGGCGCGCACGCCGGCCACGAGCTTGACGTCGCGCGCGAGCGTGCCCGTGTAGAGCGGGCTCTCCGCGACGTCCTCCACCACCACGCGCTCG
This Roseisolibacter agri DNA region includes the following protein-coding sequences:
- a CDS encoding PAS domain S-box protein encodes the protein MRLQFERMPLGCIVLDAAHRIVDWNPAAEAIFGHRREDVLGQDGPAVLLPRGAHPSLDAILHRLAAGDMAAHSVNENVTRDGRTIVCEWHNTPLRGADGAIVALLCMVQDITERVRAEEALRASERALAAELTAMARLQEVSTRLVGAEGGTPLLEEIIDAAITITGAERGLIQLLDADGAGLTMVASRGFDAGFRERFRHLRGVRAASTEAARTGERVVVEDVAESPLYTGTLARDVKLVAGVRAVQSTPLIARSGRLVGVLSTHYRQRGRPAEHHLRVVDLLARQAADWIERTQAEDAVRVSEERYRALVSQVREYAIFSTDARGVITTWNEGCHHVLGYARDDFVGLDLAALFTPEDRASGVPRTYRRRIGRGRAVQDERWMVADGGRRFFAMGAATALRDAAGRPLGASIVLRDVTRMKLAQDALAHRGERLERLVSERTDALQRATERLRASERMASLGTLAAGLGHDLGNLLLPLEARLQLLERAALPAELREQVVGIASCVEYLQRLSGGLRLLATDPGDTRLTEPTELGAWWKDISRLLKNVLPRDVAFEGTIPPTESWVSMGRAGLTQAVFNVVQNAADALRERGAGHVGVRVESGPRPSTVAIDVTDDGPGMTADVLHRCAEPYFSTKPRGLSTGLGLALVHGLVTAAGGELSITSTPGAGTAVRLVLPGAILPERRPP